Proteins encoded in a region of the Melioribacteraceae bacterium genome:
- a CDS encoding antibiotic biosynthesis monooxygenase yields MSRVIFSIRYHVFPERRQEYLDVIRELKNIIKADGLESYSVYEQKNKPNNFEEIYLFKSEEAFENFDDNQDERIDILMTKLSDMIKEQTTQYTTSLEVNN; encoded by the coding sequence ATGAGTAGAGTAATTTTTTCGATTCGTTACCATGTCTTTCCGGAAAGAAGACAGGAATACCTTGATGTTATAAGAGAGTTGAAAAATATCATTAAAGCCGATGGATTGGAAAGCTATTCCGTTTATGAACAGAAAAATAAACCGAATAATTTTGAGGAAATCTATCTGTTTAAATCCGAAGAGGCATTCGAGAATTTTGACGATAATCAGGACGAAAGAATTGATATCCTTATGACAAAACTTTCTGATATGATAAAAGAGCAGACAACTCAATATACAACTTCGCTCGAGGTAAATAACTGA
- a CDS encoding PHP domain-containing protein, which yields MYELVGAIHIHSLFSDGSGEIKEITGFANEAGLDYIILTDHNTLRALHEGYEGWHGKTLLLVGCEINDKENKNHLLALNVNEAYSTRLPAKEYTRLVKESGGLGFLAHPHEVRNSMKEHPPYPWIEWDTEDFTGMEIWNHMSEWMEGLTEQNKYNYFIHPLRSIITPPAETLRVWDQLNQTRRVVGIGGVDAHAHKINLLGFFEVEVFPYKVLFKSIRTHLLVDSKLEPSDNPDDFLRAKKEVYSALKNGRCYFSNYYHGDATGFRFFAEDGSRIYQMGDAPPLSGKLKLRVILPDTSATIRLIKNGETVSTTDGFDMEYQVKEKGAYRVEMHLNGNAWIFSNHIRIGL from the coding sequence ATGTACGAATTAGTCGGCGCTATTCACATCCATTCCCTCTTTTCAGATGGTTCTGGTGAAATTAAGGAGATTACCGGCTTTGCTAACGAAGCCGGCCTCGATTATATCATCTTGACCGATCATAATACTCTGCGTGCACTTCACGAAGGGTACGAAGGATGGCACGGCAAAACTCTTCTCCTTGTCGGCTGCGAAATAAATGATAAGGAAAATAAGAACCACCTCCTTGCTCTCAATGTAAATGAAGCTTATTCCACACGACTGCCAGCAAAAGAATATACCCGGCTTGTTAAAGAGAGCGGCGGACTCGGATTTCTTGCTCACCCGCATGAAGTAAGAAACTCTATGAAAGAACATCCCCCTTATCCATGGATTGAATGGGATACAGAGGATTTCACCGGCATGGAAATCTGGAACCATATGTCCGAATGGATGGAAGGACTTACCGAACAGAATAAGTATAACTATTTCATTCATCCGTTAAGATCAATTATTACTCCGCCGGCAGAAACGTTACGTGTATGGGATCAATTGAATCAGACTAGAAGAGTCGTCGGTATCGGCGGTGTGGACGCGCACGCTCATAAAATCAACCTGCTCGGCTTTTTCGAAGTTGAGGTTTTCCCTTACAAAGTTCTTTTCAAATCGATTAGAACCCACCTTCTGGTCGATAGCAAATTGGAACCTTCGGATAATCCCGATGATTTTTTAAGAGCTAAAAAGGAAGTCTATAGTGCGTTAAAAAACGGCAGATGCTATTTCTCTAATTACTATCACGGCGACGCAACCGGATTCCGCTTTTTTGCGGAGGACGGATCCAGAATTTATCAGATGGGGGATGCTCCTCCTCTTTCCGGTAAACTGAAATTAAGAGTTATTCTGCCGGATACGAGCGCTACTATCAGATTGATTAAAAACGGGGAGACAGTTTCTACTACCGACGGATTTGACATGGAATATCAGGTAAAGGAAAAAGGCGCTTACAGGGTGGAAATGCACCTGAACGGAAACGCCTGGATTTTTTCAAATCATATTAGAATTGGACTGTAA
- the efp gene encoding elongation factor P, whose protein sequence is MADTSDLRNGLIIRFKNEPFLVTEFQHVKPGKGGAFVRTTLKNMKTGKVLDNTFRSGESLDVIQIERRKYQYLYKDAEFFVLMDNETFDQINVPAEVLGDGQIYLKEGDEIQIIYDDTEKIISAEIPMFVNLKVVETEPGYKGDTATNVLKPARLETGAQISVPLFVNEGDLLKVDTRTGVYVERVKN, encoded by the coding sequence ATGGCAGATACTTCCGATTTAAGAAATGGATTAATAATCAGATTCAAGAACGAACCTTTCCTCGTCACTGAGTTCCAGCACGTAAAACCCGGTAAGGGAGGCGCTTTCGTTAGAACTACTCTTAAAAATATGAAAACCGGTAAAGTGCTCGATAATACTTTCCGCTCCGGTGAGTCCCTCGACGTTATTCAAATTGAAAGAAGAAAATACCAGTACCTATATAAAGACGCTGAATTTTTTGTCCTTATGGATAATGAAACTTTCGACCAGATCAATGTTCCCGCTGAAGTACTGGGCGATGGACAGATCTATCTGAAAGAAGGGGACGAAATTCAGATTATCTACGACGATACGGAAAAAATTATTTCGGCCGAAATCCCGATGTTTGTTAATCTAAAAGTAGTTGAAACCGAACCGGGATATAAAGGGGATACCGCAACAAACGTTCTAAAACCGGCACGGCTCGAAACCGGTGCCCAGATAAGTGTTCCTCTTTTTGTCAATGAAGGAGATTTATTAAAAGTGGATACCAGAACCGGTGTCTACGTCGAACGAGTTAAAAACTAA
- the accB gene encoding acetyl-CoA carboxylase biotin carboxyl carrier protein yields MDINLLKKLIKMVEQSEVTEFTVQEGDLKVKISKNSKGSSHVNLQPVVEYSRPVSPSLPQPSEPAPASTAVESKSNLHEVKSPIVGTFYRAPAPDADPYVQVGDVVSPGTVLCIVEAMKLMNEIECDMSGRIVKILVENATPVEYNQPLFLIERT; encoded by the coding sequence ATGGATATAAACCTACTTAAAAAGCTCATCAAAATGGTTGAGCAAAGCGAAGTCACCGAATTTACTGTTCAGGAAGGTGATCTTAAAGTAAAAATTTCCAAAAACTCAAAAGGTTCTTCTCATGTAAATCTTCAGCCGGTTGTTGAATATTCCCGTCCGGTTTCTCCTTCTCTGCCGCAGCCGTCTGAACCTGCCCCCGCTTCAACTGCGGTTGAATCTAAATCGAATTTACATGAGGTTAAATCGCCGATTGTAGGTACCTTCTACAGGGCTCCCGCTCCGGATGCCGATCCTTATGTTCAGGTTGGCGACGTTGTCTCGCCCGGCACTGTCCTCTGTATTGTTGAGGCTATGAAATTGATGAATGAGATTGAATGCGACATGAGCGGCAGAATTGTTAAGATCCTTGTTGAGAATGCCACTCCGGTCGAATATAATCAGCCCTTGTTCCTTATTGAAAGAACCTAG
- the accC gene encoding acetyl-CoA carboxylase biotin carboxylase subunit, giving the protein MFKKILIANRGEIALRIIRTCKELGIKTVAVYSEADRDSLHAVFADEAVCIGPAKSSDSYLKIPSILSAAMITGADAIHPGYGFLAENADFSEICADSNIKFIGPSPDSIRKMGDKSFAKDTMRKVGVPVVPGSEGIIKSIDEAKKIASEVGYPVMLKASAGGGGKGMRIVWEEKDLEKLFQTASNEADAAFGVPDLYLEKFIENPRHVEIQVVGDQFGNVYHYGERDCTIQRRHQKLIEESPSPVASADLRNKMGDAALLGAKAVNYEGAGTIEFLVDKYLNFYFIEMNTRIQVEHPVTEMVQNLDLIKQQILVAAGQRIQNLPQEPRGHAIEFRINAEDPDNNFRPSPGKIEYLHFPGGFGVRVDSHAYNDYIIPPNYDSLIAKLIVWGTDRPHAIVRARRAFEEFKIEGIKTTIPFHRKVLDHPIFIDGNFDTAFIDQHLNKL; this is encoded by the coding sequence TTGTTCAAAAAAATTCTTATCGCCAATCGGGGTGAGATAGCACTTAGAATAATCCGGACCTGCAAAGAACTCGGTATCAAAACCGTTGCTGTCTATTCGGAAGCCGATCGCGATTCGCTACATGCGGTCTTTGCCGACGAGGCAGTCTGTATTGGACCCGCTAAAAGCTCCGATAGTTATCTTAAAATTCCGAGCATCCTTTCTGCTGCAATGATTACAGGTGCAGATGCAATTCATCCAGGGTACGGATTCCTTGCGGAAAATGCCGACTTCAGTGAAATATGCGCGGACTCTAATATTAAGTTCATCGGCCCTTCTCCGGATTCGATCAGGAAGATGGGGGATAAGTCCTTTGCTAAAGACACAATGAGAAAAGTCGGCGTACCTGTTGTTCCCGGTAGCGAGGGCATTATTAAAAGTATTGATGAAGCAAAAAAGATCGCTTCAGAAGTCGGGTATCCCGTTATGCTTAAAGCTTCCGCAGGCGGCGGCGGTAAAGGTATGAGGATTGTCTGGGAGGAAAAAGACCTCGAAAAATTATTCCAGACCGCCTCTAACGAAGCCGATGCCGCGTTTGGTGTGCCTGACCTTTACCTCGAAAAATTTATTGAGAATCCGCGTCACGTCGAAATTCAGGTGGTAGGCGATCAGTTCGGAAATGTTTATCATTACGGTGAACGCGATTGCACAATTCAGAGAAGACACCAGAAACTTATAGAAGAATCACCGTCCCCGGTTGCATCGGCCGATCTTAGGAACAAGATGGGTGATGCCGCTCTGCTCGGTGCCAAAGCCGTTAATTATGAGGGCGCCGGCACGATTGAATTCCTGGTCGATAAATACCTCAATTTTTATTTTATTGAAATGAATACTCGTATTCAGGTTGAACATCCCGTTACGGAAATGGTTCAGAATCTCGATCTTATTAAGCAGCAGATTCTCGTTGCCGCCGGCCAGAGGATTCAGAATCTTCCGCAGGAACCGCGCGGTCACGCTATTGAATTCAGAATCAATGCCGAGGATCCTGATAATAATTTCAGACCCTCACCAGGTAAAATTGAATATCTCCATTTCCCCGGAGGTTTCGGAGTACGTGTCGATTCACATGCTTATAACGATTATATTATACCGCCCAATTATGATTCTTTGATTGCTAAACTGATTGTATGGGGTACCGACAGGCCTCATGCTATTGTAAGGGCAAGAAGAGCATTCGAGGAATTTAAAATTGAAGGGATTAAAACTACGATTCCGTTCCATAGAAAAGTTCTTGATCATCCGATATTCATCGACGGTAATTTTGATACCGCGTTTATAGATCAACATTTAAATAAATTGTAG
- the gcvH gene encoding glycine cleavage system protein GcvH — protein MNIPANLKYTKDHEWIKVEGNTGFIGITDFAQGELGDIVYIDINPDLSEIKSGESFGTIEAVKTVSDMYAPVDGKVLEVNKSLNENPQLLNSDPYGEGWIIKIELSNPGQLNDLLTPEAYQTQLGQ, from the coding sequence ATGAATATTCCAGCAAATTTGAAGTACACCAAAGATCATGAGTGGATCAAGGTTGAAGGAAATACCGGATTCATCGGTATTACGGATTTTGCACAGGGTGAACTGGGCGATATAGTTTATATCGATATTAATCCCGACCTCTCTGAAATTAAATCCGGAGAATCCTTCGGCACTATTGAAGCCGTTAAAACAGTTAGCGATATGTATGCGCCTGTGGACGGAAAAGTTTTGGAAGTGAATAAAAGCCTTAATGAAAATCCCCAGCTTCTTAATTCGGATCCTTACGGCGAAGGATGGATCATCAAAATTGAATTATCTAATCCCGGTCAGTTGAATGATCTCCTTACACCCGAAGCTTATCAGACTCAGCTCGGGCAGTAA
- the guaA gene encoding glutamine-hydrolyzing GMP synthase yields MKHPQKILILDFGSQYTQLIARRIRESKVYSEIHPHNYPVSKIIDEKPAGIILSGGPMSVYDPGSPRIPDQLFELGIPVLGLCYGLQLIAQTNNGKVEPAANREYGKAHIELLGSDPLLDSVENNSIVWMSHGDYITKLPDGFRVSAKTENSPICAISNPDKKIFGLQFHPEVAHTADGAIIINNFLFNICNCKADWTSENFIHSAIDEIKNKVGNKKAICALSGGVDSSVAAILVHKALAGNLICIHVDTGMMRKNESSNIIQMFKDHYHLNLIHIDSSDLFLSRLKGISDPEKKRKIIGNTFIEVFEKEAAEFKDAEYLIQGTLYPDVIESVSVKGASATIKTHHNVGGLPEKMNLKLIEPFRELFKDEVREIGKELGLPGRFLQRHPFPGPGLAVRVLGEITPERLNILREADDIFINELLAFGVYDKIWQAFAVLLPVQSVGVMGDARTYENVLALRAVTSSDGMTADWYRFDHSLLENISNKITRSVRGINRVVYDISSKPPSTIEWE; encoded by the coding sequence ATGAAACATCCGCAGAAAATTTTAATTCTCGATTTCGGCTCACAGTATACTCAGCTTATTGCGCGCAGAATCCGTGAAAGCAAAGTCTATTCTGAAATCCACCCTCATAATTATCCGGTTTCAAAAATAATAGATGAAAAACCCGCCGGCATAATCCTCTCTGGCGGTCCGATGAGCGTTTATGATCCCGGTTCACCCCGTATTCCGGATCAGCTCTTTGAACTCGGTATTCCGGTTCTCGGACTCTGCTACGGATTACAATTGATAGCTCAAACAAATAACGGGAAAGTTGAACCGGCCGCTAATAGGGAGTATGGAAAAGCCCATATCGAACTACTTGGCAGCGACCCGCTTCTTGATTCCGTAGAAAATAATTCAATCGTCTGGATGAGTCACGGGGATTACATTACAAAACTTCCCGATGGTTTCAGGGTCTCGGCTAAAACCGAAAATTCTCCTATCTGCGCTATTTCCAACCCGGATAAAAAAATATTTGGATTGCAGTTTCATCCCGAGGTTGCTCATACGGCCGATGGGGCAATAATTATTAATAATTTCCTCTTTAATATTTGTAATTGCAAAGCCGACTGGACCTCAGAAAATTTTATTCATTCGGCAATTGATGAGATAAAAAATAAAGTTGGAAATAAAAAGGCAATCTGTGCCCTCAGCGGAGGAGTCGATTCCTCTGTTGCTGCTATACTTGTTCATAAAGCCCTCGCAGGTAATCTGATATGTATTCATGTTGACACAGGAATGATGCGAAAAAATGAAAGCTCCAATATCATTCAAATGTTCAAGGATCATTATCACCTCAATTTGATTCACATAGATTCTTCAGATCTTTTTTTATCACGCCTTAAAGGTATTTCCGATCCGGAAAAGAAAAGAAAAATAATAGGCAATACATTTATTGAAGTATTTGAAAAAGAAGCTGCGGAATTTAAAGATGCTGAGTATTTAATCCAGGGCACTCTATACCCGGATGTTATTGAATCAGTCTCCGTGAAGGGAGCTTCGGCTACTATTAAGACTCACCACAACGTTGGCGGTCTGCCGGAAAAGATGAACCTTAAATTGATTGAACCGTTCCGCGAGCTTTTTAAAGATGAGGTGAGGGAAATTGGTAAAGAACTTGGGCTTCCCGGCCGTTTTTTACAGAGGCATCCTTTCCCGGGTCCCGGACTTGCTGTTAGGGTACTTGGAGAGATTACTCCGGAAAGACTTAATATTCTCCGTGAGGCAGACGATATCTTTATTAATGAACTCCTTGCTTTTGGTGTCTATGATAAGATCTGGCAGGCCTTCGCTGTTCTTCTTCCGGTTCAATCCGTCGGTGTTATGGGCGATGCCCGTACCTATGAAAATGTATTAGCATTAAGAGCTGTTACTTCTAGCGACGGTATGACAGCAGATTGGTACCGTTTCGATCATTCTTTATTAGAAAATATATCAAATAAAATTACCCGTTCAGTTAGGGGAATTAACAGAGTTGTATACGATATAAGTTCTAAACCGCCCTCCACTATCGAATGGGAATAA
- the radC gene encoding DNA repair protein RadC, with the protein MKVKELPLDDRPREKLALRGPQSLSDAELIAILLRTGIKGRNVLQLAQDLIKKYGNLSLLATQNVSSLKTNPGIKKDKAVTLVAAFELSRRADSEKKWLSNKKISSPSDIAEIFIPLLRDEVKETFIVVCLNSANKIIRYEKISVGSLSSSIVHPREVFKVAIENNSANIILIHNHPSGNPEPSSEDINLTKKMTDAGKLMDIQVFDHIIIAGNNFTSMVEKRVI; encoded by the coding sequence CTGAAGGTAAAAGAACTTCCTTTAGACGACAGGCCGCGTGAAAAGCTTGCCCTGCGTGGTCCGCAGAGTTTATCCGATGCTGAACTTATTGCCATCCTTTTAAGAACCGGAATTAAAGGGAGGAATGTTCTTCAATTAGCACAGGACCTTATAAAAAAATATGGTAACCTGAGTCTGCTGGCAACTCAGAATGTCTCTTCGCTTAAAACAAATCCAGGTATTAAAAAGGATAAAGCCGTTACTCTTGTTGCCGCTTTTGAACTGAGCAGAAGAGCCGATTCGGAAAAAAAATGGCTCTCAAATAAAAAAATCTCCTCTCCCTCCGATATCGCTGAAATATTTATTCCTTTGTTGAGAGACGAGGTTAAAGAAACTTTTATTGTAGTCTGCCTTAATTCCGCCAATAAAATAATCAGATACGAAAAAATCAGCGTTGGAAGTCTTAGTTCCAGCATCGTTCACCCAAGAGAGGTTTTTAAAGTTGCAATAGAAAATAATTCTGCTAATATAATTCTGATTCATAATCATCCGAGCGGTAATCCGGAACCGAGCAGCGAGGATATCAATTTAACAAAGAAAATGACTGATGCCGGTAAACTGATGGATATACAGGTCTTCGACCATATTATTATTGCCGGGAACAATTTTACGAGCATGGTTGAAAAAAGGGTAATTTAA
- a CDS encoding LysM peptidoglycan-binding domain-containing protein: MKVYKYLYALTLVLLLSVITVAQENRTEDMTKEEWQNEINRLTDQKVALTTELNTLKTEIAGLKATRDKMQTYDDCMNELYAMVGATKADVDNFRNQLNALTKKIDGREAPKADRQAELDAMKKNKISALPEFFDKVHNQLQRKLDAWEEAPKEINYTVVKGDHLWGISKKKEHYDNPFAWPIIYRANRDQIKNPDLIYPKQIFKIPNLTEEEKSKYDKIRRNYKPAPPAQTAQ, from the coding sequence ATGAAAGTTTACAAATATCTTTATGCTTTAACTTTGGTTCTGCTTCTATCTGTTATTACTGTCGCTCAGGAGAATAGAACCGAAGATATGACAAAAGAAGAATGGCAGAATGAGATCAATCGTTTAACGGATCAGAAAGTTGCCCTTACTACCGAACTGAATACATTGAAAACCGAAATCGCTGGCCTTAAAGCTACTCGCGATAAAATGCAGACTTACGATGATTGCATGAACGAACTCTATGCTATGGTTGGCGCTACTAAAGCTGATGTGGATAATTTCAGAAATCAGCTGAATGCCCTTACTAAGAAAATTGACGGCAGAGAAGCTCCTAAAGCCGATCGTCAGGCCGAACTCGATGCCATGAAGAAAAATAAAATCTCCGCTCTGCCTGAATTCTTCGATAAAGTTCATAACCAGCTGCAGAGAAAATTAGATGCCTGGGAAGAAGCTCCTAAAGAAATTAATTACACTGTGGTTAAAGGAGACCATCTCTGGGGTATCTCTAAGAAAAAAGAACATTACGATAATCCCTTCGCATGGCCTATTATTTATAGAGCTAACAGGGACCAGATTAAGAATCCTGACCTGATCTATCCGAAACAGATCTTCAAGATTCCTAATCTGACTGAAGAGGAAAAATCCAAATACGATAAAATCAGAAGAAATTATAAACCGGCTCCACCTGCACAGACTGCTCAATAA
- a CDS encoding PhoH family protein — protein MESVEKVLKEMVYVLNTTGKLQSKDVETIIDLTVQGKEIINNDEYENIVLYSKKDAIKAKTSNQIEYIKEVRENDICFAIGPAGTGKTFLAVAFAVAALKKNIVKKIVLARPAVEAGESLGFLPGDFREKIDPYLRPLYDALEEMLPSEQLRNYIEKGIIEIVPLAYMRGRTLNNAYVILDEAQNATGMQMKMFLTRLGPNSKAIITGDITQIDLPTYSQSGLVQVKEILKHVDGVGFVYFDKGDVVRHKLVKDIIDAYEKHYNDNGAVKEKKKST, from the coding sequence GTGGAATCTGTCGAGAAGGTTTTGAAGGAAATGGTCTACGTCCTCAACACTACCGGCAAACTTCAATCCAAGGATGTTGAAACTATTATTGACCTGACCGTTCAGGGAAAAGAGATTATTAATAATGATGAATATGAGAATATAGTATTATACTCCAAGAAAGATGCGATAAAAGCTAAAACATCAAATCAGATTGAATATATAAAAGAGGTCAGGGAGAACGATATCTGCTTTGCTATCGGTCCTGCCGGAACAGGAAAAACCTTTCTCGCTGTCGCATTCGCTGTCGCTGCATTGAAAAAAAATATAGTTAAGAAGATTGTCCTCGCACGTCCTGCTGTTGAGGCGGGGGAGAGTCTCGGATTCCTTCCCGGCGATTTCAGGGAGAAAATTGATCCCTATCTGCGCCCTCTATACGATGCTCTCGAGGAAATGCTCCCGTCCGAACAGCTCCGGAATTATATTGAAAAGGGAATTATAGAAATAGTGCCGCTTGCGTATATGCGCGGCAGAACACTTAATAATGCATATGTAATTCTGGATGAGGCTCAAAACGCCACCGGGATGCAGATGAAAATGTTCCTTACCCGACTCGGTCCCAATTCTAAAGCAATTATTACCGGCGATATTACACAGATCGATCTCCCTACTTATTCACAGAGCGGATTGGTTCAGGTAAAGGAAATTCTGAAGCACGTTGACGGTGTCGGATTTGTCTACTTCGATAAAGGCGATGTCGTAAGGCATAAACTCGTCAAAGATATTATTGATGCTTACGAGAAACATTATAATGATAACGGTGCGGTTAAGGAGAAGAAAAAATCGACCTGA
- the mazG gene encoding nucleoside triphosphate pyrophosphohydrolase → MTGQKFQELADIMKRLRKDCPWDREQTHDSIKGATIEETYELIEAIDLKNYDEMKSELGDLLLHILFHSVMAEEMNKFEINDVIDSIKDKLIRRHPHVFGDVKVNGTDEIVKNWEEIKLSEGRESVLEGVPKNLPSLARAYRLQEKASKVGFDWDNKSDVWKKVIEEMDEMHEMERSGDKVKLEEELGDLFFALTNYARFLGINPENALRFTNEKFISRFSYVEKKIKESGRKMTESTLEEMDKFWEESKGRKSVQ, encoded by the coding sequence ATGACAGGCCAGAAGTTTCAGGAACTCGCGGATATAATGAAAAGACTTAGAAAAGATTGCCCCTGGGACAGGGAACAGACGCACGATTCAATCAAAGGCGCTACAATAGAAGAGACTTACGAATTGATAGAAGCAATAGATCTTAAAAATTATGACGAGATGAAATCCGAACTCGGAGATCTACTTCTTCACATACTGTTCCATTCAGTAATGGCGGAAGAAATGAATAAATTCGAAATAAATGATGTTATTGATTCGATTAAAGATAAACTGATAAGAAGGCATCCGCATGTATTCGGTGACGTAAAAGTAAACGGGACAGATGAAATTGTAAAGAACTGGGAGGAGATAAAGTTATCTGAGGGAAGAGAATCCGTTCTTGAAGGAGTCCCGAAGAATTTACCGAGTCTGGCAAGAGCCTACCGCCTTCAGGAGAAAGCATCAAAAGTCGGATTCGACTGGGATAATAAATCGGACGTATGGAAAAAAGTAATTGAAGAGATGGATGAGATGCACGAGATGGAAAGGAGCGGAGATAAAGTGAAATTGGAAGAGGAGCTCGGGGATCTTTTCTTCGCACTGACAAATTACGCAAGATTTCTGGGAATAAATCCCGAGAACGCACTTCGATTCACAAACGAGAAATTCATTTCCAGGTTTTCATATGTTGAAAAGAAGATAAAAGAATCTGGCAGGAAAATGACCGAGAGTACATTGGAAGAGATGGATAAATTCTGGGAAGAGAGTAAAGGAAGGAAGTCCGTTCAATAA
- a CDS encoding RidA family protein: protein MIEEKIKGLIGHDLPNAPKPLAAYVPAIQSGNLVMTAGQLPFKEGKLIHEGKVGYDVSEEKGIECARQSAINCLSAVKSVIHDLDKIEKIVKLTVFVSSAIGFHAQPKIANGASELMVEIFGDAGKHARSAVGVSELPMNAPVEIEMTVQLK from the coding sequence ATGATCGAAGAAAAAATTAAAGGATTAATCGGTCACGACCTTCCGAACGCTCCAAAACCTCTTGCTGCTTATGTCCCGGCAATTCAGTCGGGTAATCTGGTTATGACAGCAGGACAGCTGCCGTTCAAGGAAGGGAAACTTATTCATGAAGGTAAAGTAGGTTATGACGTTTCTGAAGAGAAGGGGATTGAGTGTGCGAGGCAGTCGGCTATTAATTGTCTCTCGGCTGTTAAATCCGTTATCCATGATCTCGATAAAATTGAAAAAATAGTTAAACTCACTGTATTTGTCAGTTCTGCAATCGGATTTCACGCCCAGCCCAAAATAGCTAACGGTGCTTCCGAATTGATGGTCGAGATTTTCGGCGATGCTGGTAAACATGCCCGTAGTGCCGTCGGTGTGAGCGAATTACCGATGAATGCACCTGTTGAAATTGAAATGACGGTTCAGCTTAAATAG
- a CDS encoding LytR C-terminal domain-containing protein, which translates to MEKNNSKKSAKRPVDLTNSTNNLFLNIAIFVLFAVILFMLYSIYLKVTKPGGNDSGVTNNQQAAEIIQVEVLNGCGVGGIADRFTDYLRNNRFDVVNMGNYIRFDMDETIIIDRTGNKANALAVAASLGVKKENVIQQLNDDYFLDVSIVIGRDYYTLQPLK; encoded by the coding sequence TTGGAAAAGAATAATTCTAAGAAATCTGCAAAGAGACCCGTTGATTTAACGAACTCAACTAACAATCTTTTTCTTAATATTGCCATATTTGTTCTGTTTGCGGTAATTCTCTTCATGCTCTATTCGATCTATTTAAAAGTTACCAAACCGGGCGGAAATGATTCGGGTGTTACAAATAATCAGCAGGCGGCAGAGATTATTCAGGTTGAAGTGCTCAATGGCTGCGGTGTGGGAGGAATTGCCGATAGGTTCACAGATTATCTCCGGAACAACAGATTCGATGTTGTTAATATGGGAAATTACATCCGCTTCGATATGGATGAGACGATTATAATCGACCGCACTGGCAACAAAGCAAATGCACTTGCGGTTGCTGCTTCGCTAGGCGTTAAAAAAGAGAATGTTATTCAACAGCTGAATGACGATTATTTCCTGGATGTCTCGATAGTTATCGGACGCGATTATTATACTTTACAACCACTTAAATGA
- the rsfS gene encoding ribosome silencing factor: MTSLNFAKLIAELVKNKKGYDIKLLDLRKLSSIADFFVICSADSERQVKAIADEVDDKLSEQRIKCSNREGYETMNWILLDYFDVILHVFKSEARNYYNLEKFWGDAPVIEVKDEEVPVKSPKTKTKKSVTER, from the coding sequence GTGACTTCATTAAACTTTGCAAAACTGATTGCCGAATTGGTTAAAAATAAAAAAGGTTACGATATTAAACTCCTTGACCTCAGAAAACTCTCATCCATCGCCGATTTTTTTGTTATCTGCTCGGCCGATTCTGAACGTCAGGTTAAAGCTATTGCCGACGAAGTGGACGACAAACTCTCCGAACAGCGTATAAAATGCTCTAACCGTGAGGGCTACGAAACTATGAACTGGATCCTGCTCGATTATTTCGACGTAATTCTTCATGTCTTCAAATCCGAAGCCAGAAACTACTATAATCTCGAAAAATTCTGGGGTGACGCACCTGTCATTGAGGTTAAGGATGAAGAGGTCCCGGTAAAATCTCCTAAAACGAAAACTAAAAAATCTGTTACGGAGCGTTAA